The Dissulfuribacter thermophilus nucleotide sequence CCCGAATCCTGGCAGGTTCAGTTGGGCCCCTATGAGCCCTATACCAATTTCCTTGGCTTGGGGATTGAAAATCACTGGGCCTATGTACCTTCCAGGGGTAAGCTCATCTATAAAAAGATTTTGAAAGAGGCTCTGTGCCATATCATGGCCAGGAAGGAATTTTTCCAGAACAAGAAGCCCTATATGCTCTGCTACAAAACTAGGAGAATAGCCCCTCTCCACAATGCGATCAAATGGAGTGATGCCCTCCGGAGTATTATATTCGTAATATAGCCTAGTCAGCATGTCATCACTATGACCAAGGGCCGCTTCCCTCAGTACATTATTCGGGACCACAGGAGGAATGCCTCTTTCAAAGACAGGGAACCATACTCCTGCAATCTCTCTTAGACGCTCTACGTCCATCCCCAAAAATTCTGCCATTAAAAAGGGTTTTGAGCGCGCAAGATTGATTAGATAGAGGATCTCCTGTTCTACAGGAGAAATACCCTCTTCATTGGCTTCGCAGATGGCACTTGATGCCAACACTATAAAAGACAAAAAAATTAAAAGGATTCGCTTCATTGCCCTATTCCCCTTCCAACAAATATAGAGAATGCAAATCCTATTCCATCAGTGTTTTTACGAGGTAGAAGGCAGAAGGGAGAAGCCTTTTAAAAGTGTTGAAGTTTGAGTGTTGTGACTTTTGTACAGGCAGGGCCTGCTTCTTCCTTCTACCTTCTACCTTCTACCTCTTCAAACTTGCGAGCTGCATAATCCGGGATTATAGTCACGCCATCAAAATTATGAAAACTACTTCCGCCGAAGATATTAAATTCTATAATGAATATTTTTTCTGCAGCAATCCATTGGCTTAGGACAATAGGCAAGTCCAGGACCCTTTTAAGAGTTTTCTGTATACGGGAATTAAAGGGTAAATTTGCCGGTTCCTTTGGTGGCCTTCTCTGGGTAATAGCCATGCCCCTTTCCCAGATACTGGTTTATCTATTCGTATTCAATACCGTATTCAAAGTAAAGCTCGACAGATTACAGGTCGGAACTGATAGCTTTGCCCTGTTTTTTCTATGCGGCATGTTTCCGTGGATATGCTTTCAAGAGGGGATATACAGGTGCTGCTCCATTTTATTGGAAAACTCCAACCTCATAACCAAGGTCAACTTTCCAGTAGAAATACTACCCACGTCGGCCCTTTCTACAAACTTTTTTATTAACGGAGCTGGTTTCATCATATTCCTTCTCTATGTGCTCCTTGTAAAAGGCCTTACCATCTCCGTAATATTCCTACCGCTAATCTTCATGGCCTTTTTCCTATTTTCAATAGGACTCGGCCACATTGTTGCTGGGGCAACCGTCTTTCTTCGAGATATTCAACATCTTTTGCCAGTTGTACTATTTGTTTGGTTCTACCTTACCCCTATAATCTATCCCAAAACAATGGTCCCAAATACGTTTCACTTCCTATTCCTACTGAACCCCATTTATCCGTTCGTGGAGCTCATTCGAGCTGCTGTCTTCGGAACGCCAATAAAAGGCGTTGAGGCTCTATTCAGCTTGGCCTGGACTTTTTTGTCCTTCTTTGGAGGCATCTTCTTCTTCAATAAAGTTAAATCGTCGTTTGCTGATATACTTTAGTCAAATGCATTCTCAATATCTTTGAGCGTTTTACAGATTTTTGGCATCTCTTTTAATTCGGGATAATCCTCTACCGCAACTGCGGCTTTGAGATATAAATAAAAATTCTGCCCTGGAAATTTTTTCTGAAAATCTTCTTGGACCCTTGCAAGATCAAAAGGACACTTTTCCCACAGAAAGGCAATATCAAAAGGATCTTTCCAGATTATCTGGCGCCCACTTGCGTAGAGTTTGTTCAAAAAGAGATCGTAATCGCTGAAAGAACGGATGCCATTTTCCATACGAAAAGGTTCGATAGATTTAAAAGGAAACAGAATAAAAGACACTTTAACGCCCTGTATATATATATATCCAGGTGGTCGGCTCCAGGTTGTCTTTCAAAAGTTTCAACATGAAAAGAACGTCGAATTCTTGATAGGACTGCGTTAAAGAAAAAGTCATTTTCTGAAAAAAAAATCAAAGTCCGTGCTTTCCCAGTGGTGATATCGAAACATGACAGCTGTTCCACCTCCAAGAATGAAGGCCGGGGCAACAGTTTGTATGTCACAGGCCAGGGTTAGAAGTCTTTTTGTCAGTTCCACGGGTTGCTCCATTCCCTGACAGCCGCTCTACAGCCACGAAATACATCATTATAGGTTTTCACCACATATATGCAAGCCTCTGGCCAGAGTTTATAGGCGAGCTTTACGGCTTCATAACTAGAAGAGTTGCACATAATCCGGTGTACCAGAATTTCCAGCATAATTCTTCCATTGACGGCATCCCAGGCCCAACGCCGCAGTTCAGGGGGGACTTTTACAATTTCAGTGAATTTTGGCCTAATTCTTTTGGTTGGACCCGAAACGTACATATTGGTTCTCAACTTTCCCGCAGTCAGGCAGACAGAAAGCAGCATATATGCGCTTTGGTCATCCCCTGCAAAAGTTTGAGCAGATCATCCCAGATTATGCACTACGAAAGATGGCAAAAATGAATTTTCTTTTTATATCAACTAATTACCTTATTATAGCCTATTGCTAGATATTCACCTTTTTGGTGAAGGAATATTCATGTTGTTTTTGCCCTCTTTCGCAGCCCTTCGGGATTAGCGATTTTCCCCAATCTACTTTGTTGCTCGGGGCTCGAAGTACCTAAGTACGTCTTCGCCCCTAGCGCCTCGCATCTTGGGTAAACTCGCCAATTGCATAATCTGGGATCATACTACACGACGCCACCTTCTGCCAATCCTGCTTCTCCCTTCTACCTTCTACCTTCTTCCTTCCTCTGTAATTAACCGAATGTGGTGTCGTGTAGTATCATCGAAGACTACTGTCTATAAACATAGCGAAGAACTCAGTTTAACATTGCAGTTAATAACTGTTTTATTGTGGATTTGACAACATCCTTTGTAAAATGCCTTCCAATGAAAGCCTTACCCCTTGCTGACATCTCTTCCCAGAGGTCTTTTTGCCTATAAAGGCTCAACACCTTTTCTGCAAAATCTGAGGGATCATCTGCAATCAAAAAAGGAGGTTCCTCTCCTTGCATTAAAAAGCCTTCAGCCCCTATTGAGGTGGTTACGACAGGGAGTCCATAACCCAAAGACTGACCTATTTTCCCCTTGAGACCAGCACCATACCTCAAAGGCGATACAAATACTCTACTTTTCATAAAAAAATCTGAGACGTCCGGAACATATCCTGTTACTTCAATATAATCATTGGCAAGGCCCTTGATTTCCTTAGAGGGATTACTGCCAACTATTTTTAAAGTGACTTCAGGCAATTCGCTTTTTATCTTTGGCAAAATCTCTTTAACGAACCATAGCATTGCATCTATATTAGGGGGGTGCACGAAGCCCCCAATAAACATAAGTCCACTCCTGTCTTCAAAAGGAACTTCATCAACAACCACTTCATGAATGTTGGGAATCACTAAGACCTTTTGATTGGTTTGGTGCCCCAAATTTCTAATCCCACATTCCTCTAAAATCGCCTTTTCCTCAGGGGTAACAACTATTACTGCGTCTGCTCTATTGGCTAGATAGAGCTCTATATCCTTCCATCTTTTTGCCTCTTCAAGCAATCTTTCATCACCTTCGACTGCGGCCCGTCTCTCTTCCCTTACGAAGTGGAGATCAACAGTATCGTAAACTGTAAATGCATTAGAATTCCCTTTGACAATATCTATATAATTCTGTGCGATGTGAGGTCGAAGAAGCCACACCCCATTGAGATGGGGTCCAAATTCTCTAAATTTATCAATAAAAGAACTGGCTCCATAAATGACCTCAATCCCCATGGATTGAAGCCATGATACATATGGCTCAGTTTTTGCCTGATTATCAGGCCAAAAAATGACTTTCCATCCCAAATCCACTAATATTTCTATAATTGAAAAAATTCTAAGAGAGCCAGAATCCTTATCAGGCGTGGGGACGTAGTGATCTATTACTAGAATCCTCCCCTCAATACCCCTTTCCCTAAATAGATAGCTGGAAGTATCAGGGGAGAAATGATCTTTTTCCAACACCTCCTTCCACTTTTCTAGGAACTTCAATTTATTGATTTCTTGATATCTTTTAACACCGCTTGACGTATCTCTGCCTGCAGTGACTCCTTCATGATGGATCACAACGGAATGTGGTTGGTAAAGGACCCTGTATCCACGCCTTCTAACTTCCATGGCCAGGTCGGTGTCTTCATAATAGGCTGGACTATACCTTGTATCAAACCCTCCGATTTCAAAAAAGAGCTTTTTAGGGACACATATGGCCGCCCCTGAACAATAATCTACTTCGCGCACATAATTGTATTGGGGGAGAGATGGGTCATCCCACTTACCGAAATTCATTCCTGATCCGTCATTAAAAATGATCCCTCCTGCTTC carries:
- a CDS encoding ABC transporter permease, whose translation is MNIFSAAIHWLRTIGKSRTLLRVFCIRELKGKFAGSFGGLLWVIAMPLSQILVYLFVFNTVFKVKLDRLQVGTDSFALFFLCGMFPWICFQEGIYRCCSILLENSNLITKVNFPVEILPTSALSTNFFINGAGFIIFLLYVLLVKGLTISVIFLPLIFMAFFLFSIGLGHIVAGATVFLRDIQHLLPVVLFVWFYLTPIIYPKTMVPNTFHFLFLLNPIYPFVELIRAAVFGTPIKGVEALFSLAWTFLSFFGGIFFFNKVKSSFADIL